A stretch of the Bordetella genomosp. 8 genome encodes the following:
- the rpoZ gene encoding DNA-directed RNA polymerase subunit omega, which produces MARITVEDCLNNIPNRFTLTLAATYRARELAQGHAPRLDSKNKPTVTALREIAKGMTGAEMLRKVPT; this is translated from the coding sequence ATGGCCCGTATTACCGTCGAAGATTGTCTGAACAACATTCCGAATCGTTTCACGCTGACCCTGGCCGCCACCTACCGCGCGCGCGAACTGGCCCAGGGCCATGCTCCCCGCCTGGATAGCAAGAACAAACCCACGGTAACGGCGCTTCGCGAGATCGCCAAGGGCATGACCGGCGCTGAAATGCTGCGGAAAGTGCCTACCTGA
- a CDS encoding SDR family oxidoreductase produces MNPNGRRGEGKVAIVTGAGSGIGRAVALQLLAEGYRVALAGRRADALEETRAAAGADARQALAVPTDVCDEDSVRNLFEQAKAAFGRLDVLFNNAGRGAPAVPIEELPVETWRSVVDTNLTGMFLCAQAAIRIMKDQQPRGGRIINNGSISAHTPRPYSIAYTSTKHAVTGLTKSISLDCRQYDIACGQIDIGNAATPMTDRMVAGVLQPDHTVRPEPRMDVAHVGEAVAAMAALPLDANVQFMTIMATKMPFLGRG; encoded by the coding sequence ATGAATCCGAATGGCAGGCGCGGTGAAGGAAAGGTTGCGATCGTGACGGGCGCGGGCAGCGGCATAGGAAGGGCCGTCGCGCTGCAGTTGCTGGCCGAAGGCTATCGCGTCGCCCTGGCGGGACGTCGCGCCGATGCGCTGGAGGAAACGCGCGCGGCGGCTGGCGCCGATGCGCGGCAGGCGTTGGCGGTGCCGACCGACGTCTGCGACGAGGATTCGGTGCGCAATCTGTTCGAGCAGGCCAAGGCGGCGTTTGGGCGCCTGGACGTGCTGTTCAACAATGCGGGCCGGGGCGCGCCGGCGGTGCCCATCGAGGAACTGCCGGTGGAGACCTGGCGCAGCGTCGTCGATACCAACCTGACCGGCATGTTCCTGTGCGCGCAGGCGGCGATCCGGATCATGAAGGATCAGCAACCGCGCGGCGGCCGCATCATCAACAACGGATCCATCTCGGCGCACACGCCGAGGCCGTACTCCATCGCCTATACGTCGACGAAGCACGCCGTGACCGGCCTGACGAAGTCCATCTCGCTGGATTGCCGCCAGTACGATATTGCCTGCGGCCAGATCGATATCGGCAACGCGGCGACGCCCATGACGGACCGCATGGTGGCGGGGGTATTGCAGCCCGACCATACCGTGCGCCCCGAACCCCGCATGGACGTGGCCCATGTCGGCGAGGCGGTGGCGGCCATGGCGGCCCTGCCGCTGGATGCCAACGTGCAGTTCATGACCATCATGGCGACCAAGATGCCGTTCCTGGGTCGCGGCTGA
- a CDS encoding DUF58 domain-containing protein translates to MFGWRKPSRRARGADGAASEAPGDGASGKAPGDGAAAVRTRRADALVRRLEWTVIRRLDGLLQGDYHTLFRGFGIDFADLREYQPGDDVRYIDWNVTARLQTPHVREFQEDREIAAWFLLDLSGSVDFGSGDVRKRALLGDFTAVMARLLTRHGNRVGAMLYSGAQGARPAVVPARAGRRHLLHLLDCMHAAPAAARGETRLADLLDHARGVVSRRSAVFVVSDFISAPGWETSLGLLARQHDVVAVRLVDPLESALPDLGLVVLQDAETGEQLLVDTHDASFRKRFVEAAAAREAELRDAFARAGVACLSLGTDERLDLALLKFAQQRRRPGGDAKGADAPVAEVAGVTPARSQEHLRAVLMTNSGASKGPAARRASAVRRQP, encoded by the coding sequence ATGTTCGGGTGGCGGAAGCCTAGCCGGCGCGCCCGGGGCGCCGATGGCGCGGCGTCGGAGGCGCCGGGGGACGGCGCGTCCGGCAAGGCGCCGGGCGATGGCGCGGCCGCCGTCCGCACGCGGCGCGCCGACGCGCTGGTGCGGCGCCTGGAATGGACGGTCATCCGCCGCCTGGACGGCCTGCTGCAGGGCGATTACCACACGCTTTTCCGCGGCTTCGGCATCGACTTCGCCGACCTGCGCGAATACCAGCCTGGCGACGATGTGCGCTACATCGACTGGAACGTCACGGCGCGCCTGCAGACGCCGCATGTACGCGAATTCCAGGAGGATCGCGAAATCGCCGCCTGGTTCCTGCTGGACCTGAGCGGCTCGGTGGATTTCGGCTCCGGCGACGTACGCAAGCGCGCCTTGCTGGGCGATTTCACCGCGGTCATGGCGCGCCTGCTCACCCGCCATGGCAATCGCGTCGGCGCCATGCTGTATTCCGGCGCACAGGGCGCACGGCCGGCGGTCGTGCCGGCGCGGGCTGGCCGCCGCCATCTGCTGCACCTGCTGGACTGCATGCATGCGGCGCCCGCGGCCGCGCGGGGCGAGACGCGGCTGGCCGATCTGCTGGATCATGCGCGCGGCGTCGTCAGCCGGCGGTCGGCGGTGTTCGTGGTTTCCGATTTCATCAGCGCGCCCGGTTGGGAAACATCGCTGGGGTTGCTGGCGCGGCAGCACGACGTGGTCGCGGTGCGGCTGGTCGATCCGTTGGAATCGGCCTTGCCGGACCTGGGGCTCGTGGTGCTGCAGGACGCGGAAACCGGCGAACAGCTGCTGGTGGATACCCACGATGCGTCGTTCCGCAAGCGTTTTGTCGAAGCGGCGGCGGCGCGTGAGGCCGAGCTGCGCGACGCGTTTGCGCGAGCCGGCGTGGCCTGCCTGTCGCTGGGGACCGACGAGCGATTGGATCTGGCCCTGCTGAAGTTCGCGCAGCAGCGCCGCCGGCCGGGTGGCGATGCGAAGGGCGCCGATGCGCCAGTGGCCGAAGTGGCCGGCGTCACGCCGGCCCGTTCGCAGGAGCATCTGCGCGCGGTCCTGATGACGAACAGCGGCGCGTCCAAGGGGCCGGCCGCCAGGCGCGCGAGCGCGGTGCGGCGTCAACCATGA
- a CDS encoding trypsin-like peptidase domain-containing protein, whose translation MKRVAIYGWVAAAVAVVFVAGLGSAWLMQPKLRPLTQKDIDAAVLHTLETKSLPSRTARAAEAVRPSVVEIIGYPQLDEKTGAAPNDKSADAGKPPGQDANKPDAGKPGAGTPDGSKPEANGPGANAPGANGPDAGNGPRADATPPGAAPKGDKPGTDKPGTDKPGADKPGDKDDPEDKDEAVNIGSGVVITDQGVILTNFHVIAGARRLKVRFYDGHESEATVVGAQPEKDLAVIRAASLPDDLPAATLGSSRNLAPGDEVVAVGFPFGIGPSVSSGVVSGLNRQFVSPESKQDLDHLIQFDAAANPGNSGGPLVNMDGEVVGIVTAILNPTNSKTFLGIGFATTIESAGTAVGISPF comes from the coding sequence ATGAAAAGGGTTGCGATATACGGATGGGTAGCGGCGGCGGTCGCGGTGGTTTTCGTGGCCGGCCTGGGCTCAGCCTGGCTGATGCAACCCAAGCTTCGTCCGTTGACGCAGAAGGACATCGACGCCGCTGTCCTGCATACCCTGGAAACCAAGAGCCTGCCTTCGCGCACCGCGCGCGCCGCCGAAGCGGTGCGGCCGTCGGTGGTGGAGATCATCGGCTATCCGCAACTCGACGAGAAGACCGGCGCCGCGCCAAACGACAAATCAGCGGACGCCGGCAAGCCTCCGGGCCAGGACGCGAACAAGCCGGATGCGGGCAAACCCGGGGCCGGCACGCCGGACGGCAGCAAGCCGGAAGCGAACGGCCCGGGGGCGAATGCGCCAGGGGCGAACGGCCCGGACGCCGGCAACGGCCCGCGCGCGGACGCGACCCCGCCGGGCGCCGCGCCGAAAGGCGACAAGCCGGGCACTGACAAGCCGGGCACCGACAAGCCGGGCGCCGACAAGCCCGGCGACAAGGACGACCCCGAAGACAAGGACGAAGCCGTCAACATCGGCTCCGGCGTCGTCATCACCGATCAGGGCGTCATCCTGACCAACTTCCACGTCATCGCGGGCGCCCGCCGTCTCAAGGTGCGCTTCTATGACGGCCACGAATCGGAAGCCACGGTCGTCGGCGCGCAGCCCGAGAAGGACCTGGCCGTCATTCGCGCGGCGTCGCTGCCGGACGATCTGCCGGCCGCCACGCTGGGCTCCAGCCGCAACCTCGCGCCCGGCGACGAGGTCGTCGCCGTCGGTTTCCCTTTCGGCATCGGCCCATCCGTCTCTTCCGGCGTGGTGTCGGGCCTGAACCGCCAGTTCGTGTCCCCGGAGAGCAAGCAGGATCTCGACCATCTCATCCAGTTCGACGCGGCCGCCAACCCCGGCAATTCCGGCGGCCCGCTGGTGAACATGGACGGCGAGGTGGTCGGCATCGTGACGGCCATCCTGAACCCCACGAACAGCAAGACTTTCCTCGGCATCGGCTTTGCCACGACGATCGAAAGCGCGGGCACGGCCGTGGGCATTTCTCCTTTCTGA
- the gmk gene encoding guanylate kinase produces MPVSGTPATPGNVFMVVAPSGAGKSSLVRELLHRDPAIRLSISCTTRPPRPGEQDGREYRFVSVAEFDRMREDNALLEWAEVHGNFYGTPVDGIAQSTRDGHDVLLEIDWQGARQVRQRFPGAIGIFILPPSIDELESRLKARGQDSDSVIARRLLAAGGEIAHAPECEYVIINQEFSVALQELTQIVNAARLRFSSQAVRHAQLFSQLGISAPH; encoded by the coding sequence ATGCCTGTCTCCGGAACCCCCGCTACGCCTGGAAACGTTTTTATGGTCGTCGCGCCCAGCGGCGCGGGAAAGTCCAGCCTCGTGCGCGAATTGCTGCACCGGGATCCGGCGATCCGCCTGTCCATTTCGTGCACGACTCGGCCGCCAAGGCCCGGCGAGCAGGACGGCCGGGAATATCGTTTCGTCAGCGTCGCGGAATTCGACCGCATGCGCGAGGACAACGCCCTGCTGGAATGGGCGGAAGTCCATGGCAATTTCTATGGCACGCCGGTGGATGGCATCGCGCAGAGCACCCGCGACGGCCACGACGTGCTGCTGGAGATCGATTGGCAAGGCGCCCGCCAGGTCCGCCAGCGGTTTCCGGGCGCGATCGGCATATTCATATTGCCGCCGTCGATCGACGAACTGGAAAGCCGCCTGAAGGCGCGGGGCCAGGATTCGGATTCGGTTATCGCGCGCCGGCTACTGGCCGCCGGGGGCGAAATCGCCCACGCGCCCGAATGTGAATATGTTATTATTAATCAAGAATTTAGCGTCGCATTACAAGAGCTGACACAGATTGTCAATGCGGCCAGGTTGCGTTTCTCCTCTCAAGCCGTCCGCCACGCTCAGCTTTTTTCCCAACTGGGTATCTCGGCGCCCCACTGA
- a CDS encoding VWA domain-containing protein: MPTISFMWPRMLWLLVLVPILLLLYVWHDRRRLRAAARYPALKITGLRVQGGAGWRRHFPAALILLSVTALLLAVARPQALMMLPSRLQTIILAMDASGSMRAEDIKPNRIQAARQAAKLFVQSQPADVSIGVVAVAGTASVAQAPSRRKEDVAAALDRLQPQRGTALGNGLIIALVTLLPKAGIDVDRFMNESMKEDKAKPPQRSEGARAAPRGPADQASNGLGLPRESPPSASTPDNSGAIVLLSDGESNTGPEAIQAAQVAAEHGVRIYTVGIGTPDGVVITVDGWSSRVRLDEAVLKKVADTTGGEYFRAEDAEGLKKVYGILSARLAFDKQDMVEITALFAALGALLAACAGLVSLWWFGRVL; the protein is encoded by the coding sequence ATGCCCACCATCAGCTTTATGTGGCCCCGCATGCTGTGGCTGCTGGTGCTCGTGCCGATATTGCTGCTGCTTTACGTGTGGCACGATCGGCGCCGGCTGCGCGCGGCGGCGCGCTATCCGGCGTTGAAGATCACCGGGCTGCGCGTGCAGGGTGGGGCGGGCTGGCGACGGCATTTTCCCGCCGCGCTGATACTGCTTTCGGTGACCGCGCTGCTGCTGGCGGTGGCGCGTCCGCAGGCGCTGATGATGTTGCCGTCGCGGCTGCAGACCATCATCCTGGCCATGGATGCTTCGGGCAGCATGCGGGCGGAAGACATCAAGCCCAATCGCATCCAGGCGGCGCGGCAGGCGGCCAAGCTGTTCGTGCAGTCGCAGCCGGCGGATGTGAGCATCGGCGTGGTCGCCGTGGCGGGTACGGCTTCCGTGGCGCAGGCGCCCAGCCGCCGCAAGGAAGATGTCGCCGCCGCGCTGGATCGCCTGCAGCCGCAGCGCGGCACGGCGCTGGGCAACGGCTTGATCATCGCGCTGGTCACGCTGCTGCCCAAGGCGGGCATCGACGTCGATCGCTTCATGAACGAGAGCATGAAGGAAGACAAGGCCAAGCCGCCGCAACGGTCGGAAGGCGCGCGCGCCGCGCCGCGCGGCCCGGCGGACCAGGCGTCGAATGGGCTGGGGTTGCCGCGGGAAAGTCCGCCGTCGGCGTCGACCCCCGACAACTCCGGCGCCATCGTGCTGCTGTCGGATGGCGAGAGCAACACGGGTCCCGAAGCCATCCAGGCCGCGCAGGTGGCCGCCGAGCACGGCGTGCGCATCTACACGGTGGGCATCGGCACGCCCGACGGCGTGGTCATCACCGTGGACGGCTGGTCGTCGCGCGTGCGGCTGGACGAAGCGGTCCTGAAGAAAGTCGCCGACACCACTGGCGGGGAATACTTCCGCGCGGAAGACGCGGAAGGCTTGAAGAAGGTCTACGGCATCCTCAGCGCGCGGCTGGCCTTCGACAAGCAGGACATGGTCGAGATCACGGCCCTGTTCGCCGCCCTGGGCGCGCTGCTCGCTGCTTGCGCGGGGCTGGTGTCGCTGTGGTGGTTCGGGCGGGTGCTGTAG
- a CDS encoding VWA domain-containing protein — protein MRFLWPELLWLLLVLPLLAAAYFYVLARRKKAAVIYPNLALARTAMGPGQRLRRHVPPFLFWLALGAALLACARPAATVTLPADTLTLVLTMDVSRSMEAADVQPTRLTAAQEAARNFIKELPASVRLGIVAFAAAATVVQPPTDNRQDMLDAIDRFELQRGTATGSGLIVALATLFPDDRTEFDALLLNDPASRFGPYAAPLGNADAASDALKREQERPSREPGSYRNGAIILLSDGRRTTGPDPMEIARMAAKRGVRIYTVGFGTQQGSTVGGEGWSYFMQLDETTLRAVAKLTGGEYFQAGSAADLSQVYSKLSTRFSLERRDTEISALLAAAAGLLLAVACILSVLWFRR, from the coding sequence ATGAGGTTTCTCTGGCCCGAATTGCTCTGGCTGCTATTGGTGCTGCCTTTGCTCGCCGCCGCCTACTTCTACGTGCTGGCGCGACGCAAGAAAGCGGCCGTGATCTACCCCAATCTGGCGCTCGCGCGCACCGCAATGGGGCCTGGCCAGCGGCTCCGAAGACATGTCCCTCCTTTTCTTTTCTGGCTGGCGCTGGGCGCGGCCCTGCTTGCATGCGCGCGTCCCGCCGCCACCGTCACGCTGCCCGCCGATACGCTGACGCTGGTGCTGACCATGGACGTGTCGCGCAGCATGGAAGCCGCCGACGTGCAGCCGACACGGCTGACCGCCGCGCAAGAGGCCGCGCGCAATTTCATCAAGGAACTGCCGGCCAGCGTGCGCCTGGGCATCGTCGCTTTCGCCGCCGCGGCCACCGTGGTGCAACCGCCCACCGACAATCGGCAGGACATGCTCGATGCCATCGACCGCTTCGAACTGCAACGCGGCACGGCCACCGGCAGCGGCCTGATCGTGGCGCTGGCCACCTTGTTTCCCGATGACCGCACGGAGTTCGATGCCTTGCTGCTGAACGATCCGGCGTCGCGTTTCGGCCCCTATGCGGCGCCGCTGGGCAACGCCGACGCCGCCAGCGATGCGCTCAAGCGCGAGCAGGAGCGCCCGTCGCGAGAGCCTGGCTCATACCGTAACGGCGCGATCATCCTGCTCAGCGATGGCCGACGCACGACCGGCCCCGATCCAATGGAGATCGCGCGCATGGCCGCCAAGCGCGGCGTCCGCATCTACACCGTGGGCTTCGGCACGCAGCAAGGCTCGACCGTAGGCGGTGAAGGCTGGTCGTATTTCATGCAGTTGGACGAGACCACCTTGCGGGCGGTGGCCAAGCTGACCGGCGGCGAGTATTTCCAGGCGGGCTCGGCCGCCGACTTGAGCCAGGTCTACAGCAAGCTGAGCACGCGGTTTTCGCTGGAGCGGCGCGATACCGAGATCAGCGCCCTGCTCGCGGCGGCGGCCGGGTTGCTGCTGGCGGTCGCATGCATACTTTCGGTGCTGTGGTTCAGGCGATGA
- a CDS encoding AAA family ATPase gives MNDLPMGAADSANLMERLLYEVKRVVVGQDHFLERVLVAILARGHLLVEGVPGLAKTLTVNTLARTMRGSFKRIQFTPDLLPADLVGTRMYNQRTGEFSTVLGPVFANLLLADEINRAPAKVQSALLEVMQERQVTIAGETHPVPTPFLVMATQNPIETEGTYPLPEAQIDRFMMKVLVGYPTEEEEVVIVNRFTGASIGVNPVATPAQLARLQEECRRVYVDPGLIQYAVRVVAATRSPGRFGLADMDRYVSFGASPRASLGLIEGARALAFLRGRDYALPEDVIDLVPDVLRHRLVLSYEALSDGVTADQLIVRILQAMPAPERPLESHVRVAEA, from the coding sequence ATGAACGATCTACCCATGGGCGCGGCGGACAGCGCCAACCTGATGGAACGCCTGCTGTATGAGGTCAAGCGGGTGGTCGTCGGCCAGGACCACTTCCTGGAAAGGGTGCTGGTCGCCATCCTGGCGCGCGGGCATCTGCTGGTGGAAGGCGTGCCGGGCCTGGCGAAAACCCTTACCGTCAACACGCTGGCGCGCACCATGCGCGGCTCCTTCAAGCGCATTCAGTTCACCCCGGACCTGCTGCCCGCGGACCTGGTGGGCACGCGCATGTACAACCAGCGCACCGGCGAGTTTTCCACCGTGCTCGGGCCGGTCTTCGCCAACCTGCTGCTGGCCGACGAGATCAACCGCGCGCCGGCCAAGGTGCAGAGCGCGCTGCTGGAAGTCATGCAGGAAAGGCAGGTGACGATCGCTGGCGAGACGCACCCGGTGCCCACGCCTTTCCTGGTGATGGCCACGCAGAATCCCATCGAGACCGAAGGCACTTATCCCTTGCCCGAAGCGCAGATCGACCGCTTCATGATGAAGGTGCTGGTCGGCTATCCGACGGAAGAGGAAGAAGTCGTCATCGTCAACCGCTTCACCGGCGCGTCGATCGGGGTGAATCCCGTCGCGACGCCGGCGCAACTGGCGCGACTGCAGGAGGAATGCCGCCGGGTGTACGTCGACCCCGGGCTGATCCAGTACGCGGTCCGCGTGGTGGCGGCCACGCGCTCGCCGGGACGCTTCGGCCTTGCGGACATGGACCGCTACGTCTCGTTCGGCGCGAGCCCGCGCGCGAGTCTCGGCCTGATCGAAGGCGCGCGTGCGCTGGCCTTCCTGCGCGGCCGCGATTACGCCTTGCCCGAGGACGTTATCGACCTGGTGCCCGACGTGCTGCGCCATCGTCTGGTGCTTTCCTACGAAGCGCTTTCCGACGGGGTGACCGCCGACCAGCTCATCGTGCGTATCCTGCAGGCCATGCCGGCGCCCGAGCGCCCATTGGAATCCCATGTTCGGGTGGCGGAAGCCTAG
- a CDS encoding TonB-dependent receptor, translating to MSQHSHAFPLALSLSATLAICAAPAARAQDANTPAAGASAGAQPPTVTLPTVITTGNPLGSAEIAAPTTVLEGTGLDLRRADTLGQTLNGLPGVSTTTYGPMVGRPIIRGMDGDRVRIMNNGLGSVDASSLSFDHAVPLDPMSASRIEIVRGPAALLYGGNAVGGVVNVIDDRIPTEPVQGIHGQAQGDWGGANNSRSGAVQVEGGDGRFAIRADAYGRETDELRIPGYARSPALRAQDDPDTDQPRGRLPNSDGSVHGGGVGMAWTGDSGYAGISYSGYDSDYGSVAEDTVRLKMRQERFGATGKIDDLDGPFKSLKFDFAYTDYTHREVDDGVTGTVFKNHGYEARVEAQHRDLGPLHGALGLQVSQTRFSALGDESLVPTTATDSFALFDVEQWDVTDRLNLSLGGRVEYTRLSPSAGGIDKFDAASKRDFTAGSLALGAVYKLDSVWSLAANASYTERAPTFYELYANGPHDATGQYMIGDPSLSKERSFSGDLGLRFKDGPHHGSIGVFYSHFRNYITEVNTGLFTDDDGDIVPRGTDDALSQAVYRGVPADFYGFEAESTFRVLDRGAHKLDLLLSGDYTNARNSDTGEPLPRIPPLRLGFGLDYTHGAWGAGVSFTKAFAQHRHPDNDDSTAGYYKLDADLTYSFRVDKTQWQAYLRGTNLTNQEIRYATSVLRDIAPEGGRAVMVGLRASF from the coding sequence ATGTCTCAACATTCCCACGCCTTCCCGCTCGCGTTGTCGCTGAGCGCCACGCTGGCCATTTGCGCCGCGCCGGCGGCACGCGCCCAGGATGCCAACACGCCCGCGGCCGGCGCCAGCGCCGGCGCGCAACCGCCGACGGTGACGCTCCCCACCGTCATCACGACCGGCAACCCGCTGGGCAGCGCCGAGATCGCCGCGCCGACCACCGTCCTGGAAGGAACCGGCCTGGACCTGCGGCGCGCCGACACGCTGGGCCAGACGCTGAACGGCCTGCCGGGCGTGTCCACCACCACCTACGGCCCCATGGTCGGGCGTCCCATCATTCGCGGCATGGACGGCGATCGCGTCCGCATCATGAACAACGGCCTGGGCTCGGTGGACGCATCCTCGCTGTCCTTCGACCACGCCGTGCCGCTGGACCCGATGAGCGCCAGCCGCATCGAAATCGTCCGGGGACCGGCGGCCCTGCTGTATGGCGGCAACGCGGTGGGCGGCGTCGTCAACGTCATCGACGACCGCATCCCGACCGAGCCGGTCCAGGGCATCCATGGACAAGCACAGGGCGACTGGGGTGGCGCCAACAACAGCCGTTCGGGCGCGGTCCAGGTCGAAGGCGGTGACGGCAGGTTCGCCATCCGCGCCGACGCCTACGGCCGCGAGACCGACGAGCTGCGCATCCCGGGCTATGCCCGATCGCCCGCGCTGCGCGCCCAGGACGACCCGGACACGGACCAGCCACGCGGTCGGCTGCCCAACAGCGACGGCTCGGTGCACGGCGGCGGCGTGGGCATGGCATGGACCGGCGACAGCGGCTACGCGGGCATTTCCTACAGCGGCTACGACTCCGACTATGGGTCGGTGGCGGAAGACACCGTCCGCCTGAAGATGCGCCAGGAACGCTTCGGCGCCACGGGCAAGATCGACGACCTGGACGGTCCGTTCAAAAGCCTGAAGTTCGACTTCGCGTACACGGACTACACGCACCGCGAAGTGGATGACGGCGTCACCGGCACCGTGTTCAAGAACCACGGCTACGAAGCCCGCGTCGAAGCCCAGCATCGCGACCTGGGTCCGCTGCATGGCGCGCTCGGCCTGCAGGTCAGCCAGACGCGTTTTTCCGCGCTGGGCGACGAAAGCCTGGTGCCGACCACCGCCACCGATTCCTTCGCGCTATTCGATGTCGAACAGTGGGATGTGACGGACAGGCTGAACCTGAGCCTGGGCGGCCGCGTCGAGTACACGCGCCTGTCCCCCTCCGCCGGCGGCATCGACAAGTTCGACGCCGCGTCCAAGCGCGACTTCACGGCCGGCAGCCTGGCGCTGGGCGCGGTGTACAAGCTGGACAGTGTCTGGTCGTTGGCGGCCAACGCCTCCTATACCGAACGGGCGCCCACCTTCTACGAGCTCTATGCCAACGGGCCGCACGACGCCACCGGCCAGTACATGATCGGCGACCCTTCGCTGTCCAAGGAACGTTCGTTCTCCGGCGACCTGGGGCTGCGATTCAAGGACGGGCCGCACCATGGCAGCATCGGCGTGTTCTACAGCCACTTCCGCAACTACATCACCGAGGTGAACACCGGGCTGTTCACCGACGACGACGGCGACATCGTGCCGCGCGGCACCGACGATGCCTTGTCGCAAGCGGTCTACCGCGGCGTGCCGGCGGATTTCTACGGATTCGAAGCGGAAAGCACCTTCCGGGTCCTGGACCGCGGCGCGCACAAGCTGGATCTGCTGCTGTCGGGCGACTACACCAACGCCCGCAACAGCGACACGGGAGAACCGCTGCCGCGCATCCCGCCGCTGCGCCTGGGTTTCGGGCTGGACTACACCCATGGCGCATGGGGCGCCGGCGTGTCCTTCACCAAGGCCTTTGCCCAGCATCGCCATCCGGACAACGACGACAGCACCGCCGGCTACTACAAGCTGGACGCGGACCTGACCTACAGCTTCCGCGTCGACAAGACGCAATGGCAGGCCTACCTGCGCGGCACCAACCTGACCAACCAGGAGATCCGTTACGCGACGTCCGTCCTCCGCGATATTGCGCCGGAAGGCGGACGCGCGGTCATGGTGGGACTGCGCGCCAGCTTTTGA
- a CDS encoding bestrophin family protein, which translates to MRHGPPVWCEPMIVRPKTGWFRMLFAWENSVQNTILVPLAIIFALSLAALWGYRSSDAFLFSLSPVPFSLIGVALAIFASFRNSACYERYWEGRKQWGTLTSTTRDLARFAVTVPGPGDQDARQVVALLTAFVQVLKHQLRDSDPAQDLRKLVGETQAAEILARAYRPHGVLLLVQRRIVAWHREGRIGDVLLASALAHLDTLTQASGACERIRTTPVPYPYEVLLHRTTYFYCVLLPLGLVESVGWATPVIAVFISYAFMALHTIAGELEDPFGQDANDLPLDALAIHIERSLRETVGDTELRAVPVPDARYRLD; encoded by the coding sequence ATGCGGCACGGCCCGCCGGTATGGTGCGAGCCCATGATCGTGCGCCCAAAAACTGGTTGGTTCCGTATGTTGTTCGCCTGGGAAAACTCGGTGCAGAACACCATCCTGGTCCCATTGGCCATCATCTTCGCGTTATCGCTGGCCGCCCTGTGGGGTTACCGAAGCAGCGACGCCTTCCTCTTTTCGTTGAGTCCGGTGCCGTTTTCCCTGATCGGCGTGGCGCTGGCAATCTTCGCCAGCTTTCGCAACAGCGCCTGCTACGAACGGTACTGGGAAGGACGCAAGCAGTGGGGAACGCTGACGTCGACCACGCGCGACCTGGCACGCTTTGCCGTCACGGTACCCGGGCCGGGCGATCAGGATGCCCGGCAGGTGGTGGCGCTGCTCACCGCCTTCGTGCAAGTGCTCAAGCATCAGCTGCGCGATTCCGATCCGGCGCAAGACCTGCGCAAGCTCGTCGGCGAGACCCAGGCCGCCGAAATCCTGGCGCGGGCCTATCGCCCCCACGGCGTTCTGTTGCTCGTCCAGAGGCGAATCGTCGCCTGGCATAGGGAGGGGCGCATCGGTGACGTTCTGCTGGCCTCGGCGTTGGCGCATCTGGACACGCTGACCCAGGCGTCCGGTGCATGCGAGCGCATCCGGACCACGCCGGTACCGTATCCCTACGAAGTCCTGCTGCACCGAACCACGTATTTCTATTGCGTGCTGCTGCCCTTGGGGCTGGTGGAAAGCGTGGGATGGGCGACGCCTGTCATCGCCGTGTTCATCTCCTACGCTTTCATGGCGCTGCACACCATCGCCGGCGAGCTGGAAGATCCCTTTGGGCAGGACGCCAACGACCTGCCGCTGGATGCGCTGGCCATCCATATCGAACGCTCCTTGCGGGAAACCGTGGGCGACACCGAACTGCGCGCCGTGCCGGTTCCCGACGCGCGCTATCGCCTGGACTAG
- a CDS encoding C40 family peptidase, translating into MTPPTRRFTFSRVFLPTALLTIALSSLPGTAGAMISSDAIPSLKGLSPTDLPTVPSLRERVVAAGLDALGTRYRYGGDDPDTGFDCSGLVSFIYKEVAGMDLPRRARDQRAEGRAVKTAQLQPGDLVFFGIRRQNQTSHVGIYIGNNEFVHAPTRGEKVRIDTLDSAYWSKRYNGARRYITPGEAAGLAVASNAR; encoded by the coding sequence ATGACGCCGCCGACGAGACGCTTTACCTTTTCTCGAGTTTTCCTTCCCACCGCCCTACTGACCATCGCCCTCTCCAGCCTGCCCGGCACCGCCGGCGCGATGATTTCGTCAGACGCCATACCCAGCCTGAAGGGGCTTTCCCCGACCGACCTGCCCACCGTCCCCTCGCTGCGCGAGCGCGTGGTCGCCGCCGGCCTGGACGCCCTGGGCACCCGCTACCGTTACGGTGGCGACGATCCCGATACCGGATTCGATTGCAGCGGCCTGGTCAGCTTCATCTACAAGGAAGTGGCCGGCATGGACCTGCCGCGCCGCGCCCGCGACCAGCGCGCCGAAGGCCGCGCGGTGAAAACCGCCCAGCTGCAGCCCGGCGACCTGGTGTTCTTCGGCATCCGCCGCCAGAACCAGACGTCCCACGTGGGCATCTACATCGGCAACAACGAATTCGTGCACGCGCCGACGCGTGGCGAAAAAGTGCGCATCGATACGCTGGACAGCGCCTATTGGTCCAAGCGCTACAACGGCGCGCGCCGCTACATCACCCCCGGCGAGGCCGCCGGGCTGGCCGTGGCGTCGAACGCCCGATAG